The Enterococcus rotai genome includes a window with the following:
- the nox gene encoding H2O-forming NADH oxidase yields MKKTIIIGSNHAGIAAANALLENYPDQEVTMIDKNSNLSYLGCGTALWVGRQIESYEQLFYTNKEEFEEKGAKVYLDTAVERIDFYAKQVFCKTSDGRQFCKEYDKLILATGSIPITPQIPGNNLENIHFLKKFQDGQAVDQLVAMDSVRKVAVIGAGYIGVEIAEAIKRRGKDVLLFDGAPRSLSSYYDPDFTDEMDLNLSENGIELHFDEIATAYKGLKKVAAIVTNKGEYPVDLVINAIGFLPNNELGKNHLELFENGAYLVDEYQQTSDPAVYAVGDCATLYSNALEKTTYIALATNAVRTGIVAGHIVGGTTLASIGVQGSNGISIFGLNMVSTGISLEAAKKYGIDVLYTDYTDLQKPAFMTENDSVAIRIVYEKETRRIVGAQMSSRTDISMGIHLFSLAIQKSMTIDELKLLDLFFLPHFNQPYNYITMAALNAK; encoded by the coding sequence ATGAAAAAAACAATTATCATTGGATCAAACCATGCAGGAATTGCTGCAGCGAATGCATTATTAGAAAATTACCCAGATCAAGAAGTGACGATGATTGATAAAAATTCCAATCTTAGTTACCTAGGTTGCGGAACAGCACTTTGGGTAGGTCGACAAATTGAATCATATGAACAATTATTTTATACGAATAAAGAAGAATTTGAAGAAAAGGGCGCAAAAGTCTATTTAGATACAGCAGTTGAACGAATTGACTTTTACGCGAAACAAGTATTTTGCAAGACAAGTGATGGCAGACAATTCTGCAAAGAATATGACAAATTGATTTTAGCGACAGGATCGATTCCAATCACGCCACAGATACCAGGAAATAATCTAGAAAATATCCATTTTTTAAAGAAGTTTCAAGATGGACAAGCCGTAGATCAATTAGTGGCAATGGACTCAGTTAGGAAAGTTGCTGTGATTGGTGCCGGCTATATTGGTGTTGAAATCGCTGAGGCAATTAAACGACGTGGGAAAGACGTATTACTTTTTGACGGCGCTCCACGTTCCTTATCAAGTTATTATGATCCAGATTTTACAGATGAAATGGATCTGAATTTATCTGAAAATGGAATTGAATTACATTTTGATGAAATAGCTACTGCTTATAAAGGGCTAAAAAAAGTAGCAGCAATCGTCACAAATAAAGGGGAATATCCAGTTGATTTAGTGATTAATGCGATTGGCTTTTTACCCAACAATGAATTAGGTAAAAATCATTTAGAATTGTTTGAAAATGGTGCTTACCTTGTTGATGAATATCAGCAAACAAGTGATCCTGCTGTCTATGCTGTAGGAGATTGTGCTACTCTTTATTCGAATGCACTAGAGAAAACAACGTATATTGCCTTAGCAACCAACGCAGTCAGAACGGGCATTGTTGCTGGTCATATTGTTGGCGGAACAACTCTTGCTTCAATCGGAGTCCAAGGCTCAAATGGGATTTCTATTTTTGGTTTAAATATGGTTTCAACAGGAATTTCATTAGAAGCAGCCAAAAAATACGGGATAGACGTTTTGTATACAGACTATACGGATTTACAAAAGCCAGCCTTTATGACAGAAAATGATTCAGTTGCGATTCGAATCGTTTATGAAAAAGAAACTCGTCGAATTGTCGGTGCACAAATGTCCTCGCGTACAGATATTTCAATGGGCATTCATTTATTCTCACTTGCAATCCAAAAAAGCATGACGATTGATGAATTGAAACTACTCGACTTATTCTTTTTACCTCATTTTAATCAGCCGTATAATTACATTACGATGGCAGCCTTAAATGCAAAATAG
- the eutM gene encoding ethanolamine utilization microcompartment protein EutM produces the protein MKSDALGMIETKGLIGSIEAADAMVKAANVSLVGKELVGGGIVTVMVRGDVGAVKAATDAGAAAAQRVGELLSVHVIPRPHSEVENILPITQA, from the coding sequence ATGAAATCAGATGCACTAGGAATGATCGAAACAAAAGGATTAATCGGTTCAATCGAGGCAGCAGACGCAATGGTCAAAGCGGCTAATGTATCATTAGTAGGAAAAGAATTAGTTGGCGGTGGTATTGTGACCGTTATGGTACGTGGTGATGTAGGTGCTGTTAAAGCAGCTACAGACGCAGGTGCAGCTGCAGCTCAACGTGTAGGGGAATTATTATCAGTTCATGTAATCCCTCGTCCACACTCAGAAGTTGAAAATATCTTGCCAATCACGCAAGCATAA